One window of Chamaesiphon minutus PCC 6605 genomic DNA carries:
- the tmk gene encoding dTMP kinase, whose amino-acid sequence MSGKFIVFEGVEGSGKSTQIQLAAEWLKSLPGKNQSAIVTREPGGTNLGRQIRQMLLNDPSNDIGNRTELLLYGADRAQHVESIVKPHLKLGDLVLCDRFTDSTIAYQGYGRGFDRDEIDRVNQLATGGLQSDLTFWLDLDVTIGLQRVGLRGQPDRMERANLDFHQRVRQGYQELANSYPNRIVRIDADRSATVIQMEIQTILTQQKWFDLGSADTATVTDARPPK is encoded by the coding sequence TGTTTGAAGGAGTCGAAGGCTCTGGCAAAAGCACTCAGATTCAGTTAGCGGCAGAATGGCTCAAAAGCTTACCTGGCAAGAATCAATCGGCAATTGTGACGCGCGAACCAGGTGGGACAAATTTGGGACGACAGATTCGCCAGATGTTGCTTAACGACCCCAGTAACGATATCGGAAATCGCACCGAATTATTATTATATGGTGCCGATCGCGCTCAACATGTAGAATCGATCGTCAAACCGCATCTAAAGCTTGGCGATCTGGTCTTATGCGATCGATTTACCGATTCGACAATTGCCTATCAGGGCTACGGACGGGGATTCGATCGCGATGAGATCGATCGGGTCAATCAATTAGCGACAGGTGGGTTGCAAAGCGATCTGACTTTCTGGCTAGATCTGGATGTGACGATCGGTTTGCAACGAGTTGGATTGCGCGGTCAGCCCGATCGGATGGAACGGGCAAATTTAGATTTTCACCAACGGGTCAGACAGGGCTATCAAGAGTTAGCAAATAGCTATCCAAATCGCATTGTTCGCATCGATGCCGATCGCTCTGCTACTGTCATTCAGATGGAGATTCAGACGATATTAACACAGCAGAAATGGTTCGATTTAGGTAGTGCAGATACTGCCACAGTAACGGATGCGCGCCCCCCCAAATAA
- a CDS encoding S-layer homology domain-containing protein, translating to MTNSPNPNRRRRLTADELIAIGVALAGIGTVFFWGLGQKYQPMFQGAMSSLNNDNSNRQVGVLGNRNIYLNRERRTIADSARVETPPSAPSAPPATFVPPIVKTVEVPVVETPKTVVPQVVTPTKVSVVPAFTDVPKQFWAENYINELQKRGILDDFGDGKFDPSKEITRGEYAKMLDRAFADKPVMMATSKFADIPTDYSRKEAIDKSVQLGFMTGYSPTKFFPNQPIPRYQLQISLAKGLKLAVPTSTGQVLSKFKDADRMPKFAKDKMAAAIDAGLIIKDKDTNLLKPVANATRADAAALIYQSLVKEGKIQPQK from the coding sequence ATGACTAACTCACCCAATCCCAATCGTCGTCGCCGCCTGACTGCGGACGAACTGATCGCGATCGGAGTAGCTCTAGCTGGGATCGGTACGGTATTTTTCTGGGGACTCGGTCAAAAGTACCAACCGATGTTCCAAGGCGCGATGTCTAGCCTCAATAACGACAATTCCAATCGCCAAGTCGGTGTGCTAGGCAATCGCAATATTTATCTCAACAGAGAAAGACGGACGATCGCCGATAGCGCGCGCGTGGAAACCCCGCCGTCGGCTCCGAGTGCGCCCCCCGCTACTTTTGTACCGCCGATCGTCAAAACAGTCGAAGTACCTGTTGTCGAAACGCCGAAAACTGTCGTACCCCAGGTAGTAACTCCCACTAAAGTGTCGGTAGTCCCAGCTTTTACAGATGTACCCAAACAATTCTGGGCGGAAAATTATATCAATGAGTTACAGAAACGGGGAATTCTCGATGATTTTGGCGATGGTAAATTCGATCCGAGTAAGGAAATTACCAGAGGAGAATATGCCAAAATGCTCGATCGGGCATTTGCCGATAAACCAGTAATGATGGCAACATCTAAATTTGCCGACATCCCAACTGATTATTCCCGCAAAGAAGCGATCGACAAATCGGTACAATTAGGATTTATGACTGGCTATTCACCGACCAAATTCTTCCCAAATCAACCGATTCCGCGCTATCAATTACAGATATCTTTAGCCAAAGGATTGAAACTGGCAGTGCCTACTAGTACGGGGCAAGTATTGAGTAAGTTCAAAGACGCCGATCGGATGCCCAAATTTGCTAAAGACAAAATGGCAGCCGCGATCGATGCGGGATTGATTATCAAAGATAAAGACACCAATCTACTCAAACCCGTTGCCAATGCGACTCGTGCTGATGCTGCCGCTCTAATTTATCAATCCTTAGTTAAAGAAGGCAAAATTCAACCACAAAAATAA
- a CDS encoding MFS transporter, which translates to MRLDSPKERLHQRLPYQVWILSISSLLVDISAEMIRSVLPIFVLLKLQGGAMTIGEIEGISAATVAIMRVFSGALSDYLGMQKGLAVIGYGIATLMRSLLPIALDPIWVIWTQFGDRFGQGISVAPRKALMADLTSEETRSKAYRLRQSLLIAGACIGSIVAGAILYVEPNGYNLIFAGAVVPSCMGLALLILVVKPVQEPKKLLTLPAEMTGLLAGNDKFYTSVSPSQQKRNVSSTAVTTRHSERADSLPSYNPIYLRDIPALGGEYWRLVVAAIFFNLGNSSDAFMLMRSIEIGMSPAFIPVGLVVMNLVFALVSYPISSLVLNLTANRDNRSLKIRFLLTGFLLHAIVYFGLAVVTTNVQIWCLFGLYGLHLAMIQGLTVDLVNRAVEPSRRGTAFSLFNLVIGITLLIANLIAGWCWLQIGSGFTFTVGAFFACVATLILLIGSEE; encoded by the coding sequence ATGAGACTCGATTCTCCCAAGGAGAGATTACACCAACGCTTACCTTATCAGGTCTGGATTTTAAGTATATCAAGCTTACTGGTAGACATTAGTGCGGAAATGATTCGATCGGTGCTACCGATTTTTGTTTTGTTAAAATTACAAGGTGGCGCAATGACAATTGGCGAGATCGAAGGGATCTCCGCCGCCACAGTTGCAATTATGCGCGTCTTTTCGGGAGCATTGAGCGATTATCTGGGAATGCAAAAAGGACTAGCAGTAATTGGCTATGGGATCGCTACATTGATGCGATCGCTGCTCCCCATCGCTCTCGATCCGATCTGGGTAATCTGGACTCAATTTGGCGATCGATTCGGACAGGGGATTAGTGTTGCTCCGCGCAAGGCATTGATGGCAGATTTGACATCGGAAGAAACGCGCTCTAAAGCTTATCGCTTGCGACAATCGCTATTAATTGCGGGAGCTTGTATCGGTTCGATCGTCGCGGGTGCGATTTTATATGTCGAGCCGAATGGTTACAATCTAATATTTGCTGGCGCGGTAGTTCCGAGTTGTATGGGCTTAGCTTTATTAATATTGGTAGTCAAACCCGTCCAAGAACCCAAGAAACTATTAACCCTACCAGCCGAAATGACTGGTTTGCTGGCTGGAAATGATAAATTTTACACTAGCGTTTCACCATCACAGCAAAAACGGAATGTATCTTCCACCGCCGTAACTACTCGCCACTCCGAGAGAGCGGACTCATTGCCAAGTTACAACCCGATTTATTTACGAGATATACCAGCATTAGGCGGCGAATATTGGCGGCTAGTAGTTGCGGCTATCTTCTTTAATCTTGGCAACTCTAGCGATGCATTCATGCTAATGAGATCGATTGAGATCGGTATGTCCCCAGCATTTATTCCCGTGGGACTGGTGGTGATGAATTTAGTCTTTGCCTTGGTATCCTATCCAATAAGTTCGCTCGTCCTCAACCTCACCGCCAATCGCGATAATCGATCTCTCAAGATTCGCTTTCTGCTAACTGGGTTTTTACTCCACGCGATCGTGTATTTTGGACTAGCAGTCGTCACCACAAATGTTCAGATTTGGTGTTTATTTGGCTTGTACGGACTGCATTTGGCAATGATTCAGGGTTTGACAGTCGATCTAGTAAATAGAGCTGTAGAGCCAAGCAGACGGGGGACAGCATTTAGTTTATTCAATTTAGTCATCGGCATCACTCTCCTAATTGCCAATCTGATTGCTGGTTGGTGTTGGCTGCAAATCGGCTCTGGCTTTACATTTACCGTCGGAGCCTTTTTTGCCTGTGTTGCTACTTTGATACTATTAATTGGGAGTGAGGAGTAG
- a CDS encoding acyltransferase family protein — MRLTSLDVFRGLTMATMILVNMASLPNDDRKYAWLDHAPWHGYTIADLVFPFFLYIIGVSMAFSLAKYTSGDVPLSKQVYWQILRRSAILFGLGLILNNLVWNYNLTEPKFFANLDKLRIMGVLQRIGIAFFFASIAVLALAQRCLWILTGGILVGYWLILAFIPALDNSDGVFSQFGNFGAYVDRLIITPAHLHKGSKNLSDPEGLFSTLPAISSILFGYLTGTWLKRQPVATRTSASLLMYGLAAVVIGLVWNSFFPINKKLWTSSFVLFTTGWGLISLAACYELVDVRKYRQWFKPFEVMGLNAIFIYVASIVLIKLLMVNQIAKDTSIYVWLSTQLFGWAGALNSGVLFAIATVLLWLVVAYLMYRQRWFLKI, encoded by the coding sequence ATGCGCTTAACCTCCCTAGATGTCTTTCGAGGGTTGACGATGGCTACCATGATTTTGGTAAATATGGCTAGCCTGCCCAATGACGATCGCAAATATGCTTGGCTCGATCATGCTCCTTGGCATGGTTATACGATCGCCGATTTAGTTTTCCCATTTTTTCTGTATATTATCGGCGTGTCGATGGCATTTTCGCTGGCTAAATATACGAGTGGAGATGTGCCACTCTCCAAGCAAGTATATTGGCAAATTCTTCGTCGGAGTGCGATCTTATTTGGCTTAGGTTTGATTCTAAATAATTTAGTGTGGAATTATAATCTCACCGAGCCGAAGTTCTTTGCAAATCTCGATAAGCTACGGATTATGGGTGTATTGCAGCGGATTGGAATTGCTTTTTTCTTTGCTTCGATCGCTGTTTTAGCTCTAGCTCAAAGATGTTTGTGGATATTAACTGGCGGTATTTTGGTAGGGTATTGGCTAATTTTGGCTTTTATTCCGGCCTTAGATAATAGCGATGGTGTATTCAGCCAATTTGGTAACTTTGGAGCTTATGTCGATCGATTAATTATTACGCCAGCACATTTGCATAAAGGCTCTAAAAACCTCAGCGATCCAGAGGGATTATTTAGTACTTTACCTGCGATCTCCAGCATTTTATTTGGTTACCTCACTGGAACGTGGTTGAAACGTCAGCCTGTAGCTACTCGCACTAGTGCCAGCCTCCTGATGTATGGATTGGCGGCTGTAGTCATTGGGTTAGTTTGGAATAGTTTTTTCCCAATTAATAAAAAGCTATGGACGAGTTCGTTCGTGTTATTTACAACTGGTTGGGGTTTAATTTCGCTGGCGGCTTGTTACGAATTAGTCGATGTCCGTAAATATCGGCAGTGGTTTAAACCATTTGAAGTTATGGGTTTGAATGCAATTTTTATCTATGTGGCTTCGATTGTGCTGATTAAGTTATTGATGGTCAATCAGATTGCTAAAGATACATCTATTTATGTATGGTTGAGTACGCAGTTGTTTGGCTGGGCGGGTGCGCTTAATAGTGGCGTCTTATTTGCGATCGCGACTGTTCTATTATGGCTGGTGGTCGCGTATCTAATGTATCGCCAGCGGTGGTTTTTAAAAATTTAG
- a CDS encoding pentapeptide repeat-containing protein → MDAEELLWRYRGGERDFSSVDLSGFSLVSQDLIDIVLNQADLRKSNLTFAYLNRAQLLKTNLSSCKLGGATLIRADLQGANLRDADLHGASLQYADFRGADMTWVNLLDANLMDADLRNVNLSGANLSGACLRAANFREEKRSYNSNLRSAKLCRADLRNANMAGANLSKVDLSYANLTEANLKGTDLTGANLTGAKLTNAILTEANLHEANLPHADLSLAKLERAIVTACDMTGANLSRAIMSKIKLANTNLSYADLTDARMHHADLTRTILCYSTMINVELIEAHLAKTDLEDANLTNANLMRAEMSSASMVGTILTGAKMPDGRLYANV, encoded by the coding sequence ATGGATGCGGAAGAACTATTGTGGCGATATCGCGGTGGCGAACGGGATTTTAGCTCGGTCGATCTGAGTGGATTTAGTTTGGTTTCCCAAGACTTAATCGATATTGTCCTCAACCAAGCCGATTTACGCAAAAGCAATCTCACGTTTGCCTACCTCAATCGCGCTCAGTTACTCAAAACCAACCTTTCTAGCTGCAAATTAGGCGGCGCGACGCTGATCCGAGCAGATCTTCAAGGTGCCAATCTCCGCGATGCGGACTTGCATGGAGCCAGTCTCCAATATGCCGATTTTCGCGGTGCCGATATGACATGGGTAAATCTCCTCGATGCCAATCTGATGGATGCGGACTTACGCAATGTCAATCTCAGCGGTGCCAATCTCAGCGGTGCTTGTCTGCGTGCGGCTAATTTTCGAGAGGAAAAACGCAGTTATAATTCCAATCTCCGCAGTGCTAAACTGTGTCGCGCCGATTTGCGAAATGCTAATATGGCTGGAGCAAATTTATCAAAAGTCGATCTTAGTTATGCCAATTTGACTGAGGCAAATTTGAAGGGAACCGATCTCACTGGTGCCAATTTAACGGGTGCCAAATTAACGAATGCAATTTTGACAGAGGCAAATTTGCACGAGGCAAATCTCCCTCATGCCGATCTCTCTCTGGCAAAACTCGAACGGGCGATCGTCACAGCGTGCGACATGACAGGTGCTAATCTGAGTAGAGCGATCATGTCTAAAATTAAGTTGGCAAATACTAATTTGAGTTATGCCGATCTCACAGATGCACGGATGCATCACGCCGATCTGACACGCACCATTTTATGTTATTCGACGATGATTAATGTCGAACTGATCGAGGCACATTTAGCCAAAACCGATCTCGAAGATGCCAACTTAACCAATGCGAATTTGATGCGTGCGGAAATGAGTAGTGCTAGCATGGTCGGGACGATTCTGACTGGTGCTAAGATGCCTGACGGCAGGCTGTATGCGAATGTTTAA
- a CDS encoding TMEM175 family potassium channel protein, with amino-acid sequence MVEAPEQSETGRIEAFSDGVFAIAITLLVLEIKVPQHKIVETVGLVSSLLSLWPSYLAFLTSFASILVMWVNHHRIFSLVARTDHAFFYWNGLLLMLVTFVPFPTALLAEYLIHPQARVAASVYAGIFLAIAIVFNRLWKHAATADRLLAQKADRHEVDAITKQYRFGPGLYLVAFALSFISVWLSVGVCFVLAIYFALRSNA; translated from the coding sequence ATGGTAGAAGCACCCGAACAGAGTGAAACCGGACGGATCGAGGCATTTAGCGATGGCGTATTTGCGATCGCGATTACGCTATTGGTGCTAGAAATTAAAGTACCGCAACACAAGATCGTCGAAACAGTCGGTTTAGTGTCTTCGTTGCTGTCCCTATGGCCGAGTTATTTGGCATTTCTGACTAGCTTCGCCTCGATTTTGGTGATGTGGGTCAATCATCACCGGATTTTTAGTTTGGTAGCGCGTACCGACCATGCTTTTTTCTACTGGAACGGACTGCTCCTAATGCTGGTGACGTTCGTACCATTTCCGACGGCGTTATTGGCGGAATATTTGATTCATCCCCAGGCGAGGGTTGCTGCAAGTGTATATGCGGGCATCTTTTTGGCAATCGCGATCGTGTTTAATCGATTGTGGAAACATGCTGCCACAGCGGACAGACTGCTCGCACAAAAGGCAGATCGGCACGAAGTAGACGCCATTACCAAACAGTATCGATTTGGCCCAGGATTGTATTTAGTTGCCTTTGCGTTGTCATTTATATCTGTATGGCTGAGTGTTGGCGTATGCTTTGTGTTGGCAATCTATTTTGCGCTGCGGAGCAACGCCTAG
- a CDS encoding FHA domain-containing protein, with protein MYDDLDPQLLRAVGDLNLNEARSSKKSLILLRSIVKHSVNRSIVQIRLMWEDPATGERKEPLLTVPIALGREFARLPDLLDGQRVCRIVLNSLDVSRYHASIEMAGDRLTIFDRGSSNGVIVNGTKQAQSSIEPGDVIKIGNYQIAIALPDNSQPVATPASQSQIRFNSVTNRPDPRITPPPVVQLNSCLPTIFRQTHIEPQAIHATGLPVEEVEYATVGGGLGSFIWVDLLRISGVSTDRIRALGMEQQPYGRYHQLCLNAQIVPYERLRSPADACPDNIWGFPNYATVEAVRDIAKGKLKSGLGHLWQVFAEPTLADTYTPKAGDVIAAIDREAARISWKKMIRTASVQAIRKTTDGRYAIVYTCQQPTDYACTIARYVHIATGYPALQFLPDLQAYRDRTQDFKTVVNAYEPHEHIYESLAMYGGTVLLRGTGIVAARILQKLYTLRRNNDRVEIRVIQLLRSPKTDGNKYGLAERKVEHNYEFQPFNWPKSAWGGQYKTILEHATPEQRQHLLADWGGVTTMNRPDWRKIITGGIHKGWYQIFYGEVQQVVPNPNRGGTITTVCESGVKGDIHLESDFIIDATAVDAPITASPLLQDLIQQYNLPINQLGRLTVTEDFELPEMANQVGKVYASGAITLGNYYAPVDSFLGLQYAAFNIVQDLLARNAIELKPLVLSRSLLQWWHWIINRSPN; from the coding sequence GTGTACGATGATTTAGATCCCCAACTTCTCCGAGCAGTCGGGGATCTAAATCTAAATGAGGCGCGATCGAGCAAAAAATCGCTCATCCTGCTAAGATCGATCGTTAAACACTCAGTCAATCGATCGATCGTGCAAATCCGTTTGATGTGGGAAGATCCAGCAACAGGAGAACGCAAAGAACCCCTGTTAACCGTGCCCATTGCCTTGGGGCGAGAGTTTGCGCGACTGCCGGATCTGTTAGACGGACAGCGCGTGTGTCGGATCGTACTAAATAGTTTGGATGTATCTCGCTATCATGCCTCGATCGAGATGGCGGGAGATCGGTTAACGATCTTCGATCGCGGCAGTAGTAATGGTGTCATCGTTAATGGGACAAAGCAAGCCCAAAGTTCGATCGAGCCTGGAGATGTCATTAAAATCGGCAATTACCAAATTGCCATCGCTTTACCAGATAATTCTCAACCTGTTGCTACACCAGCAAGTCAATCGCAGATTAGATTTAATTCTGTCACTAATCGACCCGATCCGCGCATCACGCCGCCGCCTGTAGTTCAGCTCAATAGTTGTCTACCCACGATCTTCCGCCAAACCCATATCGAGCCGCAAGCCATTCACGCTACCGGATTGCCCGTCGAAGAAGTCGAGTATGCGACTGTCGGCGGCGGTTTGGGGAGTTTTATTTGGGTAGACTTATTGCGCATTAGTGGCGTGAGTACCGATCGCATCCGCGCCTTGGGAATGGAGCAGCAACCCTACGGACGCTATCATCAGCTCTGTCTCAATGCTCAGATCGTGCCTTACGAGCGGCTTAGATCCCCCGCCGATGCCTGTCCTGACAATATTTGGGGTTTTCCCAATTATGCGACCGTAGAGGCGGTGAGAGACATCGCTAAAGGGAAATTGAAATCGGGCTTGGGGCATCTGTGGCAAGTCTTCGCCGAGCCGACGCTGGCTGATACTTATACTCCCAAAGCTGGGGATGTCATCGCCGCGATCGATCGCGAAGCTGCACGAATTAGTTGGAAGAAAATGATTCGCACAGCGAGCGTCCAAGCCATTCGCAAGACTACCGACGGACGCTATGCGATCGTGTATACCTGCCAGCAACCGACTGATTATGCTTGCACGATCGCGCGGTACGTGCATATTGCTACTGGTTATCCCGCGCTCCAATTTTTACCAGATCTCCAGGCTTATCGCGATCGCACTCAGGATTTCAAAACCGTAGTTAATGCCTACGAACCCCACGAACATATCTACGAATCGCTAGCCATGTATGGCGGGACGGTATTATTACGCGGTACGGGAATTGTCGCCGCGCGGATCCTTCAGAAACTCTACACCCTCCGCCGCAATAACGATCGAGTCGAAATCCGCGTCATTCAGTTACTCCGCTCCCCCAAAACCGACGGGAATAAATACGGTTTAGCCGAGCGCAAAGTCGAACATAATTATGAATTTCAGCCCTTCAATTGGCCGAAATCAGCCTGGGGCGGTCAGTATAAAACCATCCTCGAACATGCCACCCCAGAGCAACGCCAGCATTTACTCGCCGATTGGGGTGGCGTCACGACGATGAATCGTCCCGACTGGCGTAAAATCATCACGGGTGGCATCCATAAGGGTTGGTATCAGATCTTTTATGGGGAAGTTCAGCAGGTAGTCCCCAATCCCAATCGTGGCGGTACGATTACCACCGTGTGCGAATCGGGAGTCAAAGGCGACATCCACTTAGAATCCGACTTTATCATCGACGCGACGGCTGTCGATGCCCCAATTACTGCTAGTCCCTTACTTCAAGATCTAATTCAGCAATATAATTTACCGATCAACCAGTTAGGCAGGCTGACAGTTACCGAAGATTTTGAATTACCCGAAATGGCCAATCAGGTGGGCAAAGTCTATGCTTCTGGGGCGATAACATTAGGTAATTATTATGCACCTGTCGATAGTTTCTTGGGGCTACAATATGCCGCTTTTAATATCGTGCAAGATTTACTCGCTCGTAATGCGATCGAACTCAAGCCCTTAGTTTTATCTCGCTCGCTTTTACAATGGTGGCACTGGATTATTAATCGATCGCCAAATTAG
- a CDS encoding universal stress protein: MIQNILIAVAGLGKCERMLKLLMEIPTIQGANVTILHVVTPQVSAELMAEKLTAGGQILADAIEYLKLDPAKVNVRLKQGDPKDTVCQIADEENSDLIIMGSRGLNRLESILSNSVSQYVFQLTSRPMLLVKDDVDIRRINRIMVGYNNSPDAQASLKLALSLLRDIKGSQLILIQVKSDKKAADAVSNPETDPILAPAVSEAKRQGVAYKCIVTAGDPGKEICKYAEDLNVDLITIGSPERRPSIAKSLPDLDRLLGGSLSDYVRVKAPCPVLLNRSTAS, from the coding sequence ATGATTCAAAATATTTTAATTGCCGTCGCTGGCTTGGGTAAATGCGAACGGATGCTCAAGCTGCTGATGGAAATTCCTACCATCCAAGGAGCAAATGTCACCATTTTACATGTGGTAACTCCACAAGTCTCTGCCGAACTAATGGCCGAAAAACTTACTGCTGGCGGTCAAATCTTGGCTGATGCGATCGAGTATCTCAAGCTCGATCCGGCAAAAGTCAATGTCAGACTAAAACAAGGCGATCCTAAAGATACTGTTTGTCAAATTGCCGATGAAGAAAATTCTGACTTAATTATTATGGGTTCGCGGGGACTCAATCGGTTAGAATCGATTCTCTCTAATTCTGTCAGTCAATATGTTTTTCAGCTCACTTCGCGTCCGATGTTATTGGTAAAAGATGATGTCGATATCAGACGCATTAATCGGATTATGGTAGGTTATAATAACTCGCCCGATGCTCAAGCATCGCTCAAATTAGCTCTGTCTCTATTAAGAGATATCAAAGGTAGTCAACTGATCCTCATTCAAGTTAAATCAGATAAAAAAGCTGCCGATGCCGTAAGTAATCCCGAAACAGATCCGATTCTCGCACCTGCGGTTAGTGAAGCCAAACGACAAGGCGTCGCTTATAAATGTATTGTGACGGCTGGCGATCCTGGTAAAGAAATCTGTAAATATGCTGAGGATCTAAATGTCGATCTAATTACGATCGGTTCGCCAGAACGTCGTCCCTCGATCGCCAAAAGTTTACCAGATCTCGATCGGTTATTAGGTGGTTCGCTCTCTGACTATGTCCGCGTCAAAGCTCCTTGCCCGGTATTGTTGAACCGATCGACTGCCAGCTAG
- a CDS encoding HAD family hydrolase: MLSIECLNHKFTDIQAIIFDKDGTLEDSGDYLRNLAQKRARLIDAQVPGVGEPLLMAFGVTEKGLDPAGLQAVGSQYENEIAAAAYIAETGRGWSAALEIVKGAFNEVDRVMESTPAAMFPGCAESLSTLAGAGLKLGILSAATTSQVVKFANYHRLQSHFRVLLGSDLQFAKPDPRLFQFACQELGVNPAQALMVGDSTWDMSMAKNGGAAGCIGISWGRFMQPIAMSDVTIEDLSQLQISQ, from the coding sequence ATGCTGTCGATCGAATGTCTCAACCACAAATTTACAGATATTCAAGCCATAATTTTTGATAAAGACGGCACCCTCGAAGACTCAGGCGACTATCTCCGCAATCTCGCCCAAAAACGCGCGCGCCTCATCGACGCTCAAGTTCCTGGCGTCGGCGAACCGCTACTGATGGCATTTGGCGTCACCGAGAAGGGTTTAGATCCGGCGGGATTGCAAGCGGTGGGTAGTCAATATGAAAATGAAATTGCCGCAGCGGCTTACATTGCCGAAACGGGGAGAGGTTGGAGTGCGGCGTTAGAAATTGTCAAAGGTGCCTTTAATGAAGTCGATCGCGTGATGGAATCCACGCCAGCAGCCATGTTTCCCGGTTGTGCCGAATCGCTTTCTACCCTTGCAGGTGCGGGACTCAAACTCGGCATCCTCTCCGCCGCCACCACTAGCCAAGTCGTCAAATTTGCCAATTATCATCGATTACAGTCGCATTTCCGGGTGCTGCTAGGTTCCGATCTCCAGTTTGCCAAACCCGATCCGCGCTTATTCCAATTTGCCTGTCAGGAACTCGGCGTAAATCCCGCACAAGCCCTAATGGTTGGCGATAGTACCTGGGATATGTCTATGGCCAAAAACGGCGGCGCAGCAGGCTGTATCGGCATCTCCTGGGGTCGATTCATGCAACCGATCGCCATGTCGGATGTCACGATCGAGGATTTATCCCAGTTACAAATCAGCCAGTAG